Proteins encoded in a region of the Puniceibacterium sp. IMCC21224 genome:
- a CDS encoding protein-tyrosine phosphatase family protein, with amino-acid sequence MTVIHALPVAGGILAIAPLPGSDGDYAGDLEHIHGWAPALVISLTTDVEMLAGGAQNLGAQLQDQGTRWAHLPIADFGAPDAGFADKWTGISGQALQALAGRGRVLVHCRGGCGRSGMVALRLMIEAGEAADEALERLRTVRPCAIETDAQMEWALAAPRGAALFLRHPQ; translated from the coding sequence ATGACGGTGATCCACGCCCTGCCCGTGGCGGGGGGCATTCTGGCGATTGCGCCGCTTCCGGGCAGCGATGGCGATTACGCCGGCGACCTGGAGCATATCCACGGCTGGGCCCCCGCGCTGGTCATCTCATTGACGACAGATGTCGAAATGCTGGCGGGCGGCGCGCAAAACCTTGGCGCGCAGCTACAGGATCAGGGAACCCGCTGGGCGCACCTTCCAATCGCAGATTTTGGCGCGCCGGATGCCGGGTTTGCCGACAAATGGACTGGCATCAGTGGTCAAGCCCTGCAAGCGCTTGCCGGGCGCGGCCGGGTGCTGGTGCATTGCCGGGGCGGCTGTGGTCGTTCGGGTATGGTGGCGCTGCGGCTGATGATCGAAGCAGGCGAAGCCGCCGACGAGGCGCTGGAGCGGCTGCGTACCGTGCGCCCCTGCGCCATAGAAACCGACGCACAGATGGAGTGGGCCCTGGCCGCACCGCGCGGGGCCGCATTGTTTCTGCGTCATCCACAATAA
- a CDS encoding ribonuclease HII, with protein sequence MTGPDFSFEEQLYAQGSGLVAGVDEVGRGPLAGPVLAAAVILDPAQIPAGLNDSKKLSAPRRQALSDALWSCARVAVGEASVEEIDDINILRASHLAMCRAIAGLDVVPDHVLVDGNLIPRDLELPATAVIKGDGRSLSIAAASIVAKIRRDRIMWDLAQHCPGYGWETNMGYPSKSHIMALTNLGVTPHHRRSFKPVHNILYQDKIVSD encoded by the coding sequence ATGACTGGACCGGATTTCTCTTTCGAAGAGCAACTGTATGCACAGGGCTCGGGCCTTGTGGCAGGGGTGGACGAGGTTGGGCGCGGGCCTCTGGCGGGTCCGGTTCTGGCTGCGGCGGTGATTCTAGATCCCGCGCAGATTCCGGCGGGACTAAACGATTCTAAAAAACTGAGCGCGCCGCGCCGACAGGCGCTGTCTGATGCGCTCTGGTCCTGTGCCCGGGTTGCGGTGGGTGAGGCCAGCGTCGAAGAGATCGACGACATCAACATCCTGCGCGCCAGTCATCTCGCGATGTGTCGCGCGATTGCCGGATTGGATGTCGTGCCGGACCATGTACTGGTCGATGGCAACTTGATTCCCCGCGATCTGGAGCTGCCCGCCACGGCGGTGATCAAAGGCGACGGACGGTCTTTGTCGATTGCGGCGGCCTCAATCGTCGCGAAAATTCGGCGTGATCGTATCATGTGGGATTTAGCGCAACACTGCCCCGGATATGGCTGGGAAACGAACATGGGATATCCGTCAAAAAGCCACATAATGGCGCTGACAAATCTTGGTGTGACCCCTCACCATAGACGTTCGTTCAAGCCAGTGCACAATATCTTGTATCAAGATAAAATCGTAAGTGACTGA
- the aroC gene encoding chorismate synthase — protein sequence MSLNTFGHLFRVTTWGESHGPALGATVDGCPPGVAVSEEALQHWLDLRKPGTSKYTTQRREPDQVRILSGTYEGQTTGTPIQLMIENTDQRSKDYGDIAEKFRPGHADITYWQKYGIRDPRGGGRSSARETAARVAAGGIARAALATLVPTLEIHGYMTQMGPHGIIGDRDMTQIDQNPFWVPSAKTAETWATYLDDLRKSGNSVGAIIEVTARHAPAGLGAPVYAKLDTDLAAAMMSINAVKGVEIGEGMAAAMLTGEENADEIFLGNDGKPVYSSNHAGGILGGISTGQDIVVRFAVKPTSSILKPRQTITRSGQPAEIITKGRHDPCVGIRAVPVGEAMMACVLLDHILLHRAQVGGEVGTTRGQIG from the coding sequence ATGAGCCTTAACACCTTCGGCCACCTTTTCCGCGTCACCACCTGGGGCGAAAGCCACGGCCCCGCGCTTGGCGCGACGGTTGACGGCTGCCCGCCAGGGGTGGCCGTGTCCGAAGAGGCGCTGCAGCACTGGCTTGACCTGCGCAAACCCGGCACCAGCAAATATACCACCCAACGGCGCGAACCCGATCAGGTCCGCATTCTGTCAGGCACCTATGAAGGACAGACCACCGGCACCCCGATCCAGCTGATGATCGAAAACACTGATCAACGATCCAAGGATTACGGTGATATCGCCGAAAAGTTCCGGCCCGGACACGCCGACATCACCTATTGGCAGAAATACGGCATCCGCGATCCGCGCGGTGGTGGCCGGTCGTCGGCGCGTGAAACCGCCGCCCGTGTGGCCGCCGGCGGTATCGCCCGCGCCGCCCTTGCAACCCTTGTCCCGACGCTGGAAATCCACGGATACATGACGCAGATGGGCCCACACGGCATCATCGGCGACCGCGATATGACCCAGATCGACCAGAACCCGTTCTGGGTGCCGTCAGCCAAGACCGCCGAGACCTGGGCCACCTATCTCGATGATCTGCGCAAATCCGGCAACTCTGTCGGTGCGATCATCGAAGTCACCGCGCGTCACGCCCCCGCAGGCCTTGGCGCACCGGTCTACGCCAAGCTCGACACCGACCTTGCTGCCGCAATGATGTCGATCAACGCAGTCAAAGGCGTCGAAATCGGCGAAGGCATGGCCGCCGCGATGCTGACAGGTGAAGAAAACGCTGATGAAATCTTTCTCGGGAATGACGGCAAGCCGGTCTACAGCTCGAACCACGCCGGTGGCATCCTTGGCGGCATCTCGACCGGGCAGGACATCGTCGTGCGCTTTGCGGTCAAACCCACCTCGTCGATCCTGAAACCGCGCCAGACAATCACTCGGTCCGGTCAACCAGCCGAGATCATCACAAAAGGCCGCCACGACCCCTGCGTCGGCATCCGCGCGGTCCCCGTGGGCGAGGCGATGATGGCATGTGTCCTGCTCGACCACATTCTGTTGCACCGCGCCCAAGTGGGTGGCGAAGTGGGAACAACGCGCGGTCAGATCGGTTAA
- a CDS encoding histidine kinase, producing the protein MPDPTTSVSELVADSRRSGTRIVTAGIAAIVALLLAAGGVLLLALPDAGAFNARVERLFIENNDLTAQAEIKLLEILAQSGTSFAETLASYRMVIFVLLIFATALMVAALVFLVMLITLNRRIAQIERAGIQVSSLILSREENTVYLNTMGFKLTKAMMETLAVLAEARMDDEMLTGAQIEAVISGRPEPDCDEAAGATRIKRLRDGLGNQLVSELLVKNIARKGYMLAIDKAVIEVI; encoded by the coding sequence GTGCCGGATCCTACTACCTCCGTTTCTGAACTTGTGGCCGACAGCCGTCGATCGGGCACACGCATCGTCACCGCCGGGATCGCCGCAATTGTGGCGCTGCTGCTGGCGGCGGGAGGTGTGCTGTTGCTGGCCCTGCCCGACGCCGGTGCCTTTAACGCGCGGGTCGAACGGCTGTTTATCGAAAACAATGATCTGACCGCCCAGGCCGAGATCAAACTGCTTGAGATCCTCGCCCAATCCGGCACCTCGTTTGCCGAAACGCTGGCCAGTTACCGCATGGTGATCTTTGTGCTTCTGATTTTCGCGACGGCATTAATGGTCGCGGCGCTGGTGTTTCTGGTGATGCTGATCACCCTGAACCGCAGGATCGCCCAGATCGAACGCGCGGGCATTCAGGTCAGTTCACTGATTCTGTCGCGCGAGGAAAACACCGTCTACCTGAACACCATGGGCTTTAAACTGACCAAAGCGATGATGGAAACGCTTGCCGTTCTGGCCGAGGCCCGGATGGATGACGAAATGCTGACCGGCGCGCAGATCGAAGCGGTGATTTCGGGCCGCCCCGAACCCGATTGCGACGAAGCAGCAGGTGCCACCCGCATCAAGCGCCTGCGCGACGGGCTGGGCAATCAACTGGTGTCGGAATTGCTGGTCAAGAACATCGCGCGCAAAGGGTATATGCTGGCCATCGACAAAGCGGTGATCGAGGTGATCTGA
- a CDS encoding NYN domain-containing protein: protein MKPEVIEINTIARVAALIDGDNVSPAYADRIMVRANTLGRVDIARVYMNANRNSDWLSAPGFRLVHSGTGKNATDVLLCIGTMELALVVGIDKFILAASDGDYKHLATRLRERGHHVLGMGESKTPEPFRAACSAFRDIESRSSRVRIATNLTVRFAT from the coding sequence ATGAAACCCGAAGTTATTGAGATCAATACGATTGCCCGCGTCGCGGCGCTGATTGACGGTGACAATGTCAGTCCGGCATATGCCGACCGAATTATGGTCAGGGCCAACACACTGGGTCGCGTCGATATCGCGCGGGTCTACATGAATGCCAATCGCAATTCGGATTGGTTGTCTGCGCCTGGCTTTCGCCTGGTCCATTCGGGTACCGGCAAAAACGCAACCGACGTGCTGCTGTGCATTGGTACGATGGAATTGGCGCTTGTCGTCGGGATAGACAAATTTATTCTGGCCGCATCTGATGGCGATTACAAGCATCTGGCGACGCGGTTGCGTGAACGCGGTCATCACGTTCTGGGGATGGGTGAATCCAAAACCCCGGAACCCTTTCGTGCTGCCTGCTCCGCCTTTCGGGATATCGAGTCGCGTTCGAGTCGCGTTCGGATCGCGACGAACTTGACCGTGAGATTTGCAACATGA
- a CDS encoding MFS transporter: MFERRIPEWLRHAPAPSVQGFAILAACEAVARGMLISVFPVALYNALQDAALVSQIYFLVGLASLSAGLLVPWINRVVPRRWIYSLGAALFVIGSALAASGHPSALIAGLACTTLSTVVTFVCFNAYVLDYIDKIELGRCETLRLFYSALGWTVGPAAGVTLMALAPQAPFAIAGTASAAMLVTFLYMRLGNGRLITRARRPATNPLTFLGRFFVQPRLVAGWLFAVIRSCGWWAYVVYLPIYALGAGLPETIGGVMLSTTNATLFITPLMLRYMRATSVRHTVRVGFAATAMAFVAASLLSPWPWAAVAMLYCGSVFLILLDVSAGLPFLMAVKPSERTEMSAVYASYRDVSGILTPGAAWLVLLAAPVWGIFAATGAALGIAFGIAASLHPRLGQARLLPEVAAPAQ, translated from the coding sequence ATGTTTGAACGCCGCATTCCCGAATGGTTGCGCCATGCGCCTGCCCCCTCGGTCCAGGGTTTTGCCATCCTGGCCGCATGCGAGGCGGTGGCGCGCGGCATGCTGATTTCGGTCTTTCCGGTCGCGCTCTATAATGCGCTCCAGGATGCCGCGCTTGTGTCGCAAATCTACTTTCTTGTGGGTCTTGCCTCGCTCAGTGCGGGTCTACTGGTGCCTTGGATCAACCGCGTTGTGCCGCGCCGCTGGATCTACAGCCTTGGTGCCGCGCTGTTTGTCATCGGATCAGCGCTGGCCGCCTCCGGCCACCCGAGCGCGCTGATCGCCGGTCTGGCCTGCACGACCTTGTCCACGGTCGTCACCTTTGTCTGTTTCAACGCCTACGTCCTCGATTACATCGACAAGATCGAATTGGGTCGGTGCGAAACACTGCGGCTGTTTTATTCTGCCCTGGGCTGGACGGTTGGCCCGGCTGCGGGCGTCACCCTGATGGCGCTGGCACCGCAGGCCCCTTTTGCCATAGCTGGAACCGCGTCAGCCGCAATGCTTGTGACCTTTCTGTACATGCGGCTGGGCAACGGTCGCCTGATCACACGGGCACGCCGCCCGGCGACCAACCCGCTGACCTTTCTTGGACGGTTTTTTGTCCAGCCGCGACTGGTGGCGGGCTGGCTCTTTGCGGTGATCCGATCCTGCGGCTGGTGGGCCTATGTGGTTTATCTGCCGATCTATGCGCTGGGGGCCGGGTTGCCCGAGACCATTGGCGGTGTGATGCTGTCGACAACCAACGCCACGCTGTTTATCACCCCGCTGATGCTGCGTTACATGCGCGCCACCTCGGTTCGGCACACGGTACGGGTCGGCTTTGCCGCCACAGCTATGGCCTTTGTTGCGGCGTCGCTGCTGTCACCCTGGCCATGGGCCGCAGTTGCAATGTTGTACTGCGGTTCGGTCTTTTTGATTCTTCTGGACGTCAGCGCGGGATTGCCCTTTCTCATGGCGGTCAAACCCTCTGAGCGCACGGAAATGTCGGCGGTCTACGCCAGTTATCGCGATGTGTCGGGCATCCTCACGCCCGGTGCAGCGTGGCTGGTGCTGCTGGCCGCCCCGGTCTGGGGCATTTTTGCCGCAACGGGTGCCGCCCTTGGCATCGCATTCGGCATCGCGGCCAGCTTGCATCCCCGTCTTGGTCAGGCGCGACTGTTGCCTGAGGTGGCCGCCCCGGCGCAATAG
- the petA gene encoding ubiquinol-cytochrome c reductase iron-sulfur subunit — protein MSHADDHAGTRRDFLYYATAGAGAVTAGAAIWPLVNQMNPSADVRALSSIRVDIGGVIEGTQLTVKWLGKPVFIRHRTETEIEEGKAVPLSDLIDTNARNANIADSADATDANRAMDGQEKWLVMMGVCTHLGCVPLGDGAGDYDGWFCPCHGSHYDTAGRIRQGPAPQNLHVPPAAFDGETTIVLG, from the coding sequence GTGTCACACGCAGACGATCACGCAGGCACCCGCAGGGACTTTCTCTACTATGCGACTGCCGGAGCCGGAGCCGTCACCGCCGGTGCAGCCATCTGGCCTCTGGTCAACCAGATGAACCCATCCGCCGACGTGCGCGCCCTGTCGTCGATCCGTGTCGATATCGGCGGCGTCATCGAGGGCACACAGCTCACGGTCAAGTGGCTGGGCAAACCGGTATTCATCCGTCACCGCACCGAAACCGAGATTGAAGAAGGCAAGGCTGTGCCGCTGTCCGATCTGATCGACACCAACGCGCGCAACGCCAATATCGCCGACAGCGCCGATGCGACGGATGCGAACCGCGCTATGGACGGTCAGGAAAAATGGCTGGTGATGATGGGGGTCTGCACCCACTTGGGCTGTGTGCCGCTGGGTGACGGTGCCGGCGACTATGATGGCTGGTTCTGCCCCTGCCACGGGTCGCACTACGACACCGCCGGGCGTATCCGCCAGGGACCGGCCCCACAAAACCTGCACGTTCCCCCCGCTGCCTTTGACGGCGAAACAACAATCGTTCTCGGATAA
- a CDS encoding DMT family transporter, with amino-acid sequence MDLRAIAMGLVFAAMWSSAFTSARIIVAAAPPLQSLGLRFLVSGLIAVAIARAMGQSWHLTRRQWRSVVVFGICQNALYLGMNFIAMQTVQASLAAIIASTMPLMVALAGWVIFRDRMGALGIVGLLIGVLGVVLIMGARLRGGVDLYGLTLCILGGVSLAAATLSMRGATSGGGNVMMIVGLQMLVGAGALVVPALAFESFEVQWSWSLIIAFWYTTLIPGVAATLIWFLLVERIGAVKAATFHFLNPFFGVAIAAALLGEALGIWDVIGVVVIALGILAVQLSRQRAA; translated from the coding sequence ATGGATCTGCGTGCGATTGCGATGGGGCTGGTCTTTGCGGCAATGTGGTCCTCGGCCTTTACATCGGCGCGGATTATCGTGGCCGCCGCCCCGCCGCTGCAGTCACTGGGTCTGCGGTTTCTGGTTTCGGGGCTGATCGCGGTGGCGATTGCCCGAGCGATGGGACAAAGCTGGCATTTGACCCGGCGCCAGTGGCGATCAGTCGTGGTGTTCGGGATTTGCCAGAACGCGCTTTATCTGGGTATGAATTTTATTGCGATGCAGACGGTCCAGGCGTCGTTGGCGGCAATCATCGCCTCGACCATGCCGCTGATGGTGGCGCTGGCGGGCTGGGTGATCTTTCGTGACCGGATGGGCGCGCTGGGCATCGTTGGGCTGCTTATCGGGGTGCTGGGCGTTGTGCTTATCATGGGCGCACGACTGCGCGGCGGAGTGGATCTGTACGGTTTGACACTGTGCATTCTGGGCGGTGTCTCGCTGGCGGCGGCGACACTTAGCATGCGGGGCGCGACGTCAGGTGGTGGAAATGTGATGATGATCGTCGGGTTGCAGATGCTTGTCGGGGCGGGGGCGCTGGTGGTGCCTGCACTGGCGTTCGAAAGCTTTGAGGTGCAGTGGTCCTGGTCGCTGATCATCGCATTCTGGTACACGACGCTGATCCCCGGTGTTGCCGCGACATTGATCTGGTTCCTGCTGGTCGAGCGCATCGGCGCGGTCAAGGCGGCAACGTTCCATTTCCTCAATCCGTTCTTCGGCGTCGCCATTGCCGCCGCGCTGCTGGGCGAGGCGTTGGGGATCTGGGATGTGATCGGCGTTGTGGTGATCGCGCTGGGAATCCTGGCGGTACAACTGTCGCGTCAGCGCGCCGCCTGA
- a CDS encoding site-specific DNA-methyltransferase, translating to MTTMTKTKGATALPLNTILDGDCIEVMNSLPEASVDLIFADPPYNLQLKGDLHRPDNSRVDAVDDHWDQFSSFAAYDSFTKDWLKAARRLLKPDGAIWVIGSYHNIFRVGTALQDAGYWILNDVVWRKANPMPNFRGKRFTNAHETMIWASKAEGGKYTFNYEALKALNEGIQMRSDWVLPICNGGERIKDANGDKAHPTQKPMGLLHRVLVGSTNPGDVVLDPFFGTGTTGAVAKMLGRDWIGIEREAAYRDVATRRIADVRRFDKAALEVSTSKRAEPRVPFGQLVERGMLRPGEELFSIGDRHKAKVRADGTLIGNDVKGSIHQVGAHLEGAPSCNGWTYWHFKRDGKVVPIDVLRQQIRAEMVERPH from the coding sequence ATGACGACGATGACCAAGACAAAGGGCGCGACAGCGCTCCCCCTCAATACGATTCTGGATGGCGACTGCATCGAGGTGATGAACAGTCTGCCCGAGGCGTCGGTCGACCTGATCTTTGCCGATCCGCCTTACAACCTCCAACTCAAGGGCGACCTGCACCGGCCGGACAATTCGCGCGTCGATGCGGTGGATGACCATTGGGACCAGTTTTCGAGCTTTGCCGCCTATGACAGCTTCACCAAGGACTGGCTCAAGGCGGCGCGCCGGCTGCTGAAACCGGATGGGGCGATCTGGGTGATCGGCAGCTATCACAACATATTCCGCGTTGGCACGGCATTGCAGGATGCGGGCTACTGGATCCTGAATGATGTGGTCTGGCGCAAGGCCAACCCGATGCCAAACTTTCGCGGCAAACGGTTTACCAATGCGCATGAGACGATGATCTGGGCCTCCAAGGCTGAGGGCGGCAAATACACCTTTAATTACGAGGCACTGAAGGCGCTGAACGAAGGCATCCAGATGCGCAGCGACTGGGTTCTGCCGATCTGCAATGGCGGAGAGCGGATCAAGGATGCCAATGGCGACAAGGCGCATCCGACGCAAAAGCCGATGGGGCTGCTACATCGCGTGCTGGTTGGGTCGACCAATCCCGGCGATGTGGTGCTGGATCCGTTCTTTGGCACCGGAACCACGGGTGCCGTGGCCAAGATGCTGGGCCGCGATTGGATCGGGATTGAACGCGAGGCGGCGTATCGCGACGTGGCAACACGGCGGATTGCTGACGTGCGGCGCTTTGACAAGGCTGCGCTTGAGGTCAGCACCTCGAAACGCGCCGAACCGCGTGTGCCGTTTGGCCAGTTGGTTGAACGCGGGATGCTGCGCCCGGGAGAAGAGCTGTTTTCCATCGGTGATCGCCACAAGGCCAAAGTACGCGCCGATGGAACGCTGATCGGCAACGACGTAAAAGGGTCGATTCACCAGGTAGGTGCGCATCTTGAGGGCGCGCCCAGCTGCAACGGTTGGACCTATTGGCACTTCAAGCGAGACGGCAAAGTGGTGCCGATCGACGTACTGCGCCAGCAGATCCGGGCCGAGATGGTCGAGCGCCCGCACTAA
- a CDS encoding cytochrome c1, whose protein sequence is MFKKLALAAPLALALMSGGAFAAGDEAHVEDFAFSFEGPFGSYDQAQLQRGLQIYTEVCAACHGLRYVPLRTLSAEDGPGIPEDQVRAYADQNIQVFDAELDDFRAAKPADNFPHNTAANAPDLSLMAKSRAGFHGPYGTGINQLLKGIGGPEYIASLLNGYTGETKEQAGSVFYENHAFPGGWISMPPPLLGDDVEYADGHSTDLHHEAMDVAAFLMWTAEPKMMARKQAGFAGVLFLTVLSVLLYLTNKRIWAGVKNKKVA, encoded by the coding sequence ATGTTCAAGAAACTCGCTCTCGCGGCCCCTCTGGCCCTGGCCCTGATGTCCGGTGGCGCATTTGCCGCCGGCGACGAGGCCCATGTCGAGGATTTTGCCTTCTCGTTTGAGGGCCCCTTTGGCAGCTATGATCAGGCACAGCTGCAGCGCGGCCTGCAAATCTATACCGAGGTTTGCGCGGCCTGCCACGGGCTACGGTATGTCCCGCTGCGGACCCTGTCTGCCGAAGACGGTCCGGGCATTCCCGAAGATCAGGTTCGCGCCTATGCGGATCAGAATATCCAGGTGTTCGACGCCGAGCTGGACGATTTCCGCGCCGCCAAGCCGGCCGACAATTTCCCGCACAACACCGCTGCGAACGCGCCGGACCTGTCGCTGATGGCCAAAAGCCGCGCGGGTTTTCACGGCCCCTACGGCACCGGTATCAACCAGCTACTTAAGGGGATCGGCGGACCGGAATACATTGCTTCGCTACTCAACGGGTATACCGGTGAGACCAAAGAGCAGGCTGGTTCTGTGTTCTACGAAAATCACGCCTTCCCGGGGGGCTGGATCTCAATGCCGCCGCCGCTGCTGGGTGATGATGTAGAATATGCCGACGGGCATTCGACCGATCTGCACCATGAGGCAATGGATGTCGCCGCGTTCCTGATGTGGACCGCAGAGCCCAAGATGATGGCCCGCAAACAGGCCGGTTTTGCCGGTGTGTTGTTCCTGACGGTGCTGTCGGTGCTGCTGTACCTGACGAACAAGCGTATCTGGGCAGGTGTCAAAAACAAAAAGGTCGCCTGA
- a CDS encoding cytochrome b N-terminal domain-containing protein, translated as MAGIPHDHYEPKSGPEKWLHSRLPVLGVLYDTIMIPTPKNLNWMWIWGIVLTFTLVLQIATGITLVMHYTPDADLAFASVEHIMRDVNGGWALRYMHANGASLFFVAVYAHLFRGLYYGSYKEPREITWIIGILIYLLMMGTAFMGYVLPWGQMSFWGATVITGLFGAIPLIGEPIQTWLLGGPAVDNATLTRFFSLHYLFPFVIAGLVIVHIWAFHTTGNNNPTGVEVRRGSKAEAEKDTLPFWPYFVMKDLFALAVILTIYFAIVGFMPNFLGHPDNYIEANPLATPAHIVPEWYFLPFYAILRAFTADVWVVQIASFVTAGIVDAKFFGVLAMFGAIAVMALAPWLDTSSVRSGRYRPMFKWWFALLVVDFIVLMWVGAMPAEEPYKSISLIAAAYWFGYFLIILPLLGVIEKPTAQPATIEDDFASQYGKSSDAEGGATASTPAE; from the coding sequence ATGGCTGGAATTCCTCACGACCATTACGAACCGAAATCCGGGCCCGAGAAGTGGCTTCACAGCCGCCTGCCCGTTCTCGGCGTACTTTATGACACGATCATGATCCCCACACCCAAGAACCTGAACTGGATGTGGATCTGGGGCATCGTGCTGACCTTTACGCTGGTGTTGCAAATCGCCACCGGCATCACCCTGGTGATGCATTACACGCCTGACGCCGATCTGGCCTTTGCCAGTGTTGAGCACATCATGCGCGATGTGAACGGCGGCTGGGCCCTGCGCTACATGCACGCCAACGGCGCATCGCTGTTCTTTGTCGCGGTCTACGCCCACCTGTTCCGCGGTCTTTACTATGGTTCGTACAAGGAACCGCGCGAGATCACATGGATCATCGGTATCCTGATCTACCTGCTGATGATGGGCACTGCCTTTATGGGCTATGTTCTGCCCTGGGGTCAGATGTCGTTCTGGGGTGCCACGGTCATCACCGGCCTCTTTGGTGCGATCCCGCTGATCGGTGAGCCAATCCAGACCTGGCTGCTGGGTGGACCGGCGGTGGACAATGCCACGCTGACGCGCTTTTTCTCGCTGCACTATCTGTTCCCGTTTGTGATTGCGGGTCTGGTGATCGTGCATATCTGGGCCTTCCACACGACGGGCAACAACAACCCCACGGGTGTTGAGGTGCGTCGCGGATCCAAGGCCGAGGCCGAGAAAGACACCCTGCCGTTCTGGCCCTACTTCGTGATGAAAGACCTTTTCGCGCTGGCAGTTATCCTGACAATCTACTTTGCCATCGTCGGCTTCATGCCGAACTTCCTTGGCCACCCCGACAACTATATCGAGGCGAATCCGCTGGCGACGCCAGCGCATATCGTGCCGGAATGGTACTTCCTGCCGTTCTACGCCATCCTGCGCGCCTTTACCGCTGACGTCTGGGTGGTTCAGATCGCATCCTTCGTGACTGCGGGTATCGTTGACGCCAAATTCTTTGGAGTTCTGGCGATGTTCGGCGCAATCGCCGTGATGGCGCTGGCCCCCTGGCTAGACACGTCTTCGGTGCGTTCGGGCCGGTATCGCCCGATGTTCAAATGGTGGTTCGCGCTGCTGGTGGTGGACTTCATTGTCCTGATGTGGGTCGGCGCCATGCCGGCGGAAGAGCCATATAAGTCGATCTCGCTGATCGCTGCGGCCTACTGGTTCGGCTATTTCCTGATCATCCTGCCGCTGCTGGGTGTAATCGAAAAACCGACAGCTCAGCCCGCCACCATCGAGGATGACTTTGCCAGCCAGTACGGCAAATCCTCCGACGCCGAAGGTGGAGCCACCGCCTCCACTCCGGCCGAGTAA
- a CDS encoding neutral zinc metallopeptidase — protein sequence MRLRGVKRSGNVEDRRRSRGGGAKAGIGGVGLLVVLAIGYFTGIDVTPLLEQAAPQQSSAPREFSPQEEQAAAFASRVLATTETVWGNVFPEQLGVEYAPPVLVLYSGVTQSPCGGASGATGPFYCPADAKAYLDTEFFATLEQELGARGDFAAAYVIAHEVAHHVQNELGILGQVNEHRQAASDTQANALTVRLELQADCLSGVWAREVDGLLDPGDIDEALNAARRIGDDYLQKRAGRVPQPHTFTHGTSKQRSDWFARGYQSGQIRDCDTFGARSL from the coding sequence ATGCGGCTGAGAGGTGTCAAGCGCAGCGGCAACGTCGAGGACCGGCGAAGATCGCGCGGCGGCGGGGCCAAGGCCGGAATCGGCGGTGTCGGATTGCTGGTTGTGCTGGCCATCGGCTATTTCACCGGGATCGATGTCACCCCTCTGCTTGAACAAGCTGCGCCGCAACAGTCCTCTGCCCCGCGCGAATTCAGCCCGCAGGAGGAACAGGCCGCCGCCTTTGCGTCGCGGGTGCTGGCCACCACCGAAACCGTCTGGGGCAATGTCTTTCCTGAGCAGCTGGGCGTCGAATACGCGCCGCCGGTGCTTGTACTCTATTCCGGCGTCACACAATCGCCCTGTGGTGGGGCAAGCGGCGCGACCGGGCCATTCTACTGCCCGGCGGATGCCAAAGCCTATCTGGACACCGAATTCTTTGCCACACTTGAACAGGAATTGGGCGCCCGGGGGGACTTTGCTGCCGCCTATGTCATCGCGCATGAGGTGGCCCATCATGTGCAGAACGAACTTGGTATTCTGGGTCAGGTCAACGAACATCGGCAGGCGGCCTCAGACACGCAGGCCAATGCACTGACCGTGCGGCTGGAATTGCAGGCGGACTGCCTGTCCGGCGTCTGGGCGCGCGAAGTCGACGGGCTGCTGGACCCCGGTGACATCGACGAGGCGCTGAACGCCGCCAGAAGAATCGGCGACGATTACCTGCAAAAGCGGGCCGGACGAGTACCCCAGCCGCATACATTTACGCATGGCACCAGCAAACAGCGGTCGGACTGGTTCGCGCGGGGGTATCAGAGCGGACAGATACGCGATTGCGATACCTTCGGCGCAAGGAGCCTGTAG